Part of the Mycolicibacterium thermoresistibile genome, CGCGCGGTGTCGGGATCCAGTGACAGGGCGAACTGGTCGTGCCAGCGGAATTCGAAGCGGGCCTTGGACAGCGCGTCGTCACGCTGCTGGGCGCGGGGATGGCCCTTGGCCAGATCGGCGGCGTGGGCGGCGATCTTGTAGGCGATCACCCCGTCCTTGACGTCCTGACGGTTCGGCAGTCCCAGGTGCTCCTTGGGGGTGACGTAGCACAGCATGGCGGTGCCGGCCTGGGCGATGATCGATGCGCCGATCGCCGAGGTGATGTGGTCGTAGCCGGGCGCGATGTCGGTGGCCAACGGGCCGAGGGTGTAGAACGGCGCCTCTTCGCACCATTCTTCCTCCAGCCGGACGTTCTCGGCGATCTTGTGCATCGGCACATGGCCGGGACCCTCGATCATCACCTGCGCGCCATGGGATTTCGCGATCTTGGTGAGCTCGCCGAGGGTGCGCAGTTCGGCGAACTGGGCTTCGTCGTTGGCGTCGGCGATCGAACCCGGCCGCAACCCGTCACCGAGCGAGAACGTGACGTCGTAGCGGGCCAGGATCTCGCACAGTTCCTCGAAGTGGGTGTAGAGGAACGACTCCTGGTGATGCGCCAGGCACCAGGCCGCCATGATCGAGCCGCCCCGGCTGACGATGCCGGTGACCCGGTCGACGGTCAGCGGGATGTAGCGCAGCAGCACGCCGGCGTGCACGGTCATGTAGTCGACACCCTGCTCGCACTGCTCGATCACGGTGTCGCGGTAGACCTCCCAGGTCAGCTTGACCGGATCGCCGTCGACCTTCTCCAGCGCCTGGTAGATCGGCACCGTGCCGACCGGCACCGGCGAATTGCGCAGGATCCATTCCCGGGTCTCATGGATGTTGCGGCCGGTCGACAGGTCCATGACGGTGTCGGCGCCCCACCGGGTCGCCCACACCATCTTGTCCACCTCTTCCTCGATCGACGAGGTGACCGCCGAATTACCGATATTGGCATTGACTTTCACGCTGAACGCCTTGCCGATGATCATCGGTTCGGCTTCCGGGTGGTTGTGGTTGGCCGGGATCACCGCCCGGCCCGCAGCGACCTCCCGGCGGACCAGTTCGGCGGGTACCCCCTCACGTTCGGCGATGAACGCCATCTCCGCGGTGATCTCCCCGGCGCGGGCCCGCTGCAGCTGGGTGCCGCGGTCCCGCACCACGCCCGGCCGCGGCGGCAGCCCCGCCGACAGGTCGATCACCGCGTCCGGATCGGTGTACGGCCCGGACGTGTCGTAGAGATCGAGGTGCTCACCGTTGCTGAGGTGCACCCGCCGGTACGGCACCCGTGCCCCGGGAACCCCCTCGAGCTCCCGATACACCTTGGTGCTGCCCGCGATCGGGCCGGTGGTCACGGTCGGATTGATGGCGACAGACTGATCGCTCACGTCATCTCCCTACGCCGGCATTACCCGGTCAGGTTCGTACGGTCGACGGCACCATCAGCCGTCCTCTCAGCGCACTGGCGTGCGCTCCCGCGTGGACAGTTCCGTCGGCTCGCGCCGACCGCTTCACGTTAGCCCATCATCTGCGGCTGTAAACCCCGGGCCGAAAGTCCGGGCCGGGTCAGAACGGGGGCGGTCGGCTGCGTTCGGCGACGTGGCCGGCGTTGAGTGCCCGCTCCGTGGCCGTGCGACGGGCGCGGTCCTGGATGCGGGTGCGTTGTCGAAGGGGCATCCTCAGCGTGCGGAGGTCGGTCGGGGCCGGCTCCGGGGCCGGGGTTGCCGGGTAGGCCGGGGTGGTGAACAGGGATGCGGGGTGGTACAGCCGGCTGCCCGGATAGGTGGTGTAGGTGGCGCCGGTGGGGGAGGTCCACACGATGGTGCCGTCCGGGGACTGCACATCCGACCAGCCGCCCGGTCCCGCGTAGAAGGTCTTGAGCAGGTGGTGTTTTCGGCACATGCAGCGAAGGCCGCTCGGGTGGGTCGGGCCGGCCGGCCATGCGATCGCATGGTCGATGTCACAGCGGTCGGCCGGGCAGTCGCAGCCGGGGAAGCGGCAGGTCAGATCGCGCATCCGGACGAATTCCCGAAGTGCCGTGGACGGCCGGTAGCCGGTTTCCGGTGCGGAGTCGCAGAAGTCGCGCATCGTCCGCACGGTCGCGCCGCCGGCGATCAGTTCGGCGAGCAGGGGTGCGGGAATGGCGCCGCCACCGAGGAGCAGAGCCGGTGACGGGCGCGAGGCGGGACCTTGCGTCGGTTCGGGTTCGGGGTCCGGGGTCAACGCCTCGGCCAGCGAGGTGCGGGGGGTGATCGGGCGGCTGGGCTCGCTGCCGGAGAGGTGAGGGTCCGGACGGCACTCCAGAGCGGCATCGAGAGCGGCATCGTCTGCCAGCACATGGACGACCACGCTGGTCGCGCGGGCGTCGGGATTCGCGCCGGCGGGGCAGTCGGGGGACCCGCACCGGCAGGTCAGCCGATCGGCGCCGGCGCCCAGCGCGCCGAGGGCATCGGCGCGGCGTTGGGAGATGGTGCGCGGATCGTCGTCGCAGACACCGTGGGCCATCTCCATCAACCGCCGGTCCAGCAGGATGGCATCGGTGGCCAGCAGCTGTCCCGACACCGAGGTGGTTCCGCTCGGGTCGTCGGGTGCGCCGATGTCGAGGTGGCGGGCCCGGGCGGCGGTGCGGGTCCGGCGCAGCGCGCCGGGATCGTGACGATCCACCACCGTGTCGATGGCCTGGTCGAGTTTGTGGTTCGACAGTGGTCCGAACCGAGAGGCGGTGCCGGCCAGCTCGCCGTCGATGAGACGCAATGCCTCCCGGTCCTGGACCAGCGCCGTCCGTGAGCTGATCGCCGCGGCGGTGCGGTAACCGATGACCCCGTCGCAGAACAGCCGCATCACCGTGGGCAGCCGGTGCACCAGGGACTGGGCCAGCTGCATCTGCCCGGAGGCCCGGCCGTGGCTGATGCCCAGCGCGGCGGCGATCTCGGCGGCCGCGCCGTCCCAGTCGTCACACGCCCAGTCGGCGTGTTCGCCCCGCGCACAGCGTCGCCGGACCAGCTCGGCGATCCAGGCCAGCCGGCGGGCAGTGGCGGCGGCCTCGTCACGACCCCAGCCGGCGACCGCCGCCACGACCTCGGCGTCGGTGGCGGTGCGGATCGCCCCCAGATCCGGACTCTCGAACATACGTGCGAGTCTGGCACGGGGGTCTGACACGATCGGGTCGAGCGGTCGGGTGAGATGCCACCGGTCAACCGGGGGGACGAGCGGAGCCGGTTCAGTTACCGGAGCACCTGGTCACCAGTGCCGCCGTCAGCTCTTCGGCGGTGTTCATCCGTTCCATCTGCTCCGGATCGGACGTGGCGACCCCGGCTGTCGCGGTGGCTCCGATCTCCATCAGGGTGGTCGCCAACTCGGACGCGTCCTCGGCCAGGTCGTCCGGGGCGGCGGGGTCGATCTGGGTCATCAGGTACTGACCACCGACCGAAAGGGCGAGCCGGGCGTTCGCCATGACGGCCATCCCGCCGACCACGTCATCCGGTCCGCCGGGAGCGGTGGCGTTCACATTCATCGACACCCCGCGGCGAACCGTGTCGACCGCGGCACACAATCGCTCCTCGGCTGCAGCCCGGTCCTCATCGCCGAACGACGGCGACGATCCGCGATCGGGTTTCACAGCGGCCCAGCCGGCGACGGCCAGGGCCACCAACGACACCATCAAGGCGATCATCGGAATCACCTGGGAATTCCGGTTTGCCTCCGGCTTCGGAGCGGCCGGTTGATCCACGTCGCGATCGGTGTCGTGTGCGGCGGTGTCTGACATCAAAAGTCCTCACATTCAAGCTGATACGAGTGCATTCAGGTGCCGGGGCGGTGGTGTGGCCGTCGAGCCTGGCCCGGATGGTGGCGGCCGCACCGTGTGCGGTGACGGCCGCCACCACCGGATCTCACCGGCCCCAGGGGCTCGACGGAAGGCCTAGCGGTCAGTCGCTGGAACCGCTCGGACCGTTGGCGCTGGCGCCTTTGCTGCCGTCGTTGCCCTTCTTGCCGAGGGCGCCGCCGCGGCCGCCGATGCCCTTCGCGCCACCGGTCCCGGTGCCGCCGACGCCCTGGGCGATGCCGGCCCCACCGTTACCACCGGCGCCGCCGTTGTTGGTGATCAGGCCTCGGCCGCCCCGGCCACCGTTGCCGCCTTCTGCCTTGCCGTCAACGGCTTCCGGAATCGGATTGCCGGGGATCGGCTTGCTCCTGTCCCACGGCTTCGACCACGCCGAGCCGCCGTTTCCGCCGGCTCCGGCGTTGCCCGCCTTGACCGAGGAGCCACCGGCCCCGCCGTCACCGCCGCGCGCGGTGCGTCCGTCGGTGTTCGCCTCGGCCGCGCCGCCGTTGCCGCCGTTGCCGCCCGGCCCCCACAGTGAGGTGCCGCCGGAGCCGCCGTTTCCGCCGATGGCGTCGCCGACGTCGCCGCGGTTGTTGTTCTCGTACGGACTCACCGAAAGCCCTGTGCCGCCGTTGCCTCCGTTGCCGCCCGGGCCGATGAGCACAAACCGGCCGGCGTCACCACCGTTACCTGCGATGGCGTTACCCAGCGAGTTGGCGACGGCGCTCCCGCCGTTGCCGCCGCTACCCGGTCCGGCACCGTGGCCGCCGTGGCCGCCGTAGGCGCTGGAGCTGACCGCGTCATCGTCCGGTCCCGGTACGCCGTCGGTGATGCCGACCCAGTGGTTGGCGATTGCCAGGCCGCCGTTCCCGCCATTGCCTCCGGTGAACAATCCACCGGGTTCACTGGCGGCACCACTCGGCAGCAGGAGGCTGAGCAGGCCGCCCGGTCTCAGGACGCCGCCCAGGCCACCGTTGC contains:
- a CDS encoding HNH endonuclease signature motif containing protein; translation: MFESPDLGAIRTATDAEVVAAVAGWGRDEAAATARRLAWIAELVRRRCARGEHADWACDDWDGAAAEIAAALGISHGRASGQMQLAQSLVHRLPTVMRLFCDGVIGYRTAAAISSRTALVQDREALRLIDGELAGTASRFGPLSNHKLDQAIDTVVDRHDPGALRRTRTAARARHLDIGAPDDPSGTTSVSGQLLATDAILLDRRLMEMAHGVCDDDPRTISQRRADALGALGAGADRLTCRCGSPDCPAGANPDARATSVVVHVLADDAALDAALECRPDPHLSGSEPSRPITPRTSLAEALTPDPEPEPTQGPASRPSPALLLGGGAIPAPLLAELIAGGATVRTMRDFCDSAPETGYRPSTALREFVRMRDLTCRFPGCDCPADRCDIDHAIAWPAGPTHPSGLRCMCRKHHLLKTFYAGPGGWSDVQSPDGTIVWTSPTGATYTTYPGSRLYHPASLFTTPAYPATPAPEPAPTDLRTLRMPLRQRTRIQDRARRTATERALNAGHVAERSRPPPF
- the thiC gene encoding phosphomethylpyrimidine synthase ThiC, with the protein product MSDQSVAINPTVTTGPIAGSTKVYRELEGVPGARVPYRRVHLSNGEHLDLYDTSGPYTDPDAVIDLSAGLPPRPGVVRDRGTQLQRARAGEITAEMAFIAEREGVPAELVRREVAAGRAVIPANHNHPEAEPMIIGKAFSVKVNANIGNSAVTSSIEEEVDKMVWATRWGADTVMDLSTGRNIHETREWILRNSPVPVGTVPIYQALEKVDGDPVKLTWEVYRDTVIEQCEQGVDYMTVHAGVLLRYIPLTVDRVTGIVSRGGSIMAAWCLAHHQESFLYTHFEELCEILARYDVTFSLGDGLRPGSIADANDEAQFAELRTLGELTKIAKSHGAQVMIEGPGHVPMHKIAENVRLEEEWCEEAPFYTLGPLATDIAPGYDHITSAIGASIIAQAGTAMLCYVTPKEHLGLPNRQDVKDGVIAYKIAAHAADLAKGHPRAQQRDDALSKARFEFRWHDQFALSLDPDTAREYHDETLPAEPAKTAHFCSMCGPRFCSMRITADIRDAMAQKSREFAEHGNQVYLPLEEVRP